Proteins from one Triticum aestivum cultivar Chinese Spring chromosome 7A, IWGSC CS RefSeq v2.1, whole genome shotgun sequence genomic window:
- the LOC123148244 gene encoding serine/arginine repetitive matrix protein 2: protein MATMTAFRSAARRDSEGDGGGGGSAARGRTPDGAGGGGSSLRRSRSLSRFPPPSPSPEDAPTPSSRFVTKVRGGGPSGGFPEISLDDLADEFFRARVESEDDDEEVVVQRGEDDSRGRLRFPAPAEKGRGGRRSSTARYARETASSRQRERSVSRPPPERRGGAAAAENGAAAARRQRYASVDRRASIGRQRYASVDRRASTDRQRWCESDNDMDFSCQSGSRGTNTKSSSGQSLQNSFNKSKVNQTLTRCTSQNDFVHLRDSGSSHSSLTDDESRDAHSFHSRSHSGNQAVYSQEKPIENNDSNVLYDVMRKEVRQAVEEIRTQLEKAVTKSEPSEKARSDNAQPTQVIGELRRNYTSKLEESEKRKQELLAQLAAEEQRGHELTKKVKELLPTTKKNVKPERPPPRRRRSNDRARMSKCLTKEAELYFEDFLSNVEDTDFSSFDGERSDTSSTRRDVVLRAMAETHVVLPKVAPPVVSDGVVLPWLQWETSNDLHASPTTIKTQDASTACSTSSHTMSSRGSWSPGDHDSSAGSKDGLLSRFDEAATRLSSCPDSKRGTSFHMDDYLHLRRSEDSLFERLSQKQRIDYGGLTVCRRSTIM, encoded by the exons ATGGCGACGATGACGGCGTTccggtcggcggcgaggagggattcggagggcgacggcggcggcggcggctcggccgcGCGCGGCCGGACGCCcgacggcgcgggcggcgggggcagCAGCCTCCGCCGGTCGAGGAGCCTGAGCCGgttcccgccgccgtcgccgtccccggAGGACGCGCCGACGCCCTCCTCGAGGTTCGTGACCAAGGTGCGGGGCGGGGGGCCGTCGGGCGGGTTCCCGGAGATCAGCCTCGACGACCTGGCGGACGAGTTCTTCCGGGCCAGGGTGGAgtccgaggacgacgacgaggaggtggTGGTGCAGCGCGGGGAGGACGACTCGCGCGGGCGGCTCAGGTTCCCGGCGCCCGCGGAGaagggccgcgggggccggcggagCTCCACCGCGCGGTACGCCAGGGAGACGGCGTCGTCCAGGCAGCGCGAGCGCTCGGTGTCGCGGCCCCCGCCGGAGCGGCGTGGCGGAGCTGCCGCGGCTGAAAATGGCGCTGCCGCCGCCAGGAGGCAGAGGTATGCCTCGGTGGATCGGCGGGCCTCGATTGGTCGGCAACGGTATGCCTCGGTGGACCGCCGTGCCTCCACGGACCGGCAGCGGTGGTGTGAATCGGAT AATGATATGGACTTTTCTTGCCAGTCTGGTTCTAGAGGGACAAATACCAAATCTAGCAGTGGCCAGAGTCTGCAGAATTCATTTAATAAGTCTAAAGTGAATCAAACTCTGACAAGGTGTACAAGTCAAAATGATTTTGTACATTTACGAGATAGCGGCTCA AGCCATTCTTCGTTAACTGATGATGAATCTAGGGATGCTCATTCTTTTCATAGCAGAAGTCACAGTGGAAATCAGGCCGTTTATTCCCAGGAGAAG CCAATTGAAAATAATGATTCAAATGTGCTGTATGATGTGATGCGTAAAGAAGTGAGGCAAGCTGTTGAAGAAATCAGAACTCAGCTTGAAAAG GCCGTGACAAAATCTGAACCTTCAGAAAAGGCAAGAAGTGATAATGCGCAACCAACCCAGGTTATTGGTGAGCTCCGTAGGAACTACACTAGCAAGTTGGAAGAG TCAGAGAAGAGGAAGCAGGAATTACTAGCTCAATTGGCGGCAGAAGAACAACGTGGTCATGAACTCACAAAAAAAGTTAAAGAATTACTGCCTACTACTAAGAAGAACGTTAAACCGGAGAGGCCGCCACCACGCAGAAGA AGGAGCAATGATAGAGCAAGGATGTCGAAATGCCTTACCAAAGAGGCCGAGCTATACTTTGAAGATTTCCTGTCAAATGTTGAAGATACCGATTTTTCATCGTTTGATGGTGAAAGAAGTGACACGAGTTCAACTAGAAGAGATGTGGTACTTCGTGCTATGGCGGAAACTCATGTAGTCCTTCCGAAAGTTGCACCACCTGTTGTGTCAGATGGTGTTGTCCTTCCCTGGTTGCAATGGGAAACTAGCAACGATCTACATGCCTCCCCAACCACAATCAAGACACAG GACGCAAGCACTGCATGCAGCACCAGCAGTCACACCATGAGCAGCCGTGGGAGCTGGAGCCCTGGAGACCATGATAGCTCAGCTGGCTCGAAAGATGGACTACTTTCCAGGTTCGACGAGGCCGCGACTCGCCTAAGCAGCTGCCCCGATAGTAAGCGAGGCACATCGTTCCATATGGACGACTATCTGCATCTGCGGAGGAGCGAGGATTCCCTCTTTGAGCGATTGAGTCAGAAGCAAAGAATCGACTATGGCGGTCTAACCGTATGCAGGAGGTCGACAATAATGTAG